The region GTGGTCGTCGATGCTCGGGGCGGTGGACTGATGGCCCGGCGCGGCTGGCGGGAGCTCGACGAGTCCGACGTCCGGGTGCGCCCCGGACGCCGGGGCAGCCGGCCGCGCAGCAAGCGGCGTCCGGACCACGCCGACGCCGAGGAGGCGATGGTCGTCGCCGTCGACCGGGGCCGCTGGACGTGCGCGCTGGACGGTGACCCGAAGCGCCTGGTGGTGGCGATGCGGGCCCGCGAGCTCGGCCGCACGCCGGTGGTCGTCGGCGACCTGGTCGGCCTGGTCGGCGACACCTCCGGCAAACCCGACACGCTCGCCCGCATCGTCCGGGTCAGCGACCGCGGCAGCGTCCTGCGCCGCACCGCCGACGACACCGACCCCTACGAGCGGATCGTGGTCGCCAACGCCGAGCAGTTGATCATCGTCTGCTCGCTGGCCGACCCGCCGCCGCGCCCGGGCTTCATCGACCGCTGCCTCGTCGCCGCCTACGCGGGCGGACTCACCCCGGTGCTGTGCCTAACCAAGTCCGACCTCGCATCGCCCGACGAGTGGATCGAGGCGTACTCGTCGCTGGAGCTGCCCGTCATCGTCACCCGGATGGACGCCGAACCCACCGAGCTGCGCGACCGGCTGGAGCAGCGGGTCTCGGCGCTGGTCGGCCACTCCGGCGTCGGCAAGTCCACTTTGGTCAATCGGCTGGTGCCCGACGCCGACCGCGCCACCGGTGAGGTCAGCGGAGTCGGCAAGGGCAGGCACACCTCGACATCGGCGGTGGCGCTACCACTTCCGGGCGAAGGTTGGGTGGTCGACACCCCCGGCATCCGCTCGTTCGGACTCGCCCACGTCACACCCGACGACGTGATCGCGGTGTTCGAGGGTTTCGCCGAGGCGGCCGAGGAATGCCCGCCGAACTGCGGACATCTGGGCGGGTCCGACGATCCCGACTGCCACCTCGACGACTTCGCCGAGGGCAGCGGGAACAAGGAACAGCTGGCGTCGCTGCGCAGATTGCTGCGCTCCCGCGCCGGTCTGGACGAATCCTGAGATCCTGTGGCGCCGCCGCACCGTTGTTAGCGTGGAGGAGGCCCCGCCACCTCCCGCCCCAGGAGCTCGCCGATGCCACGAGCCGGGATCGCCGTCGCCGTGTCCGCTGGTCTCGTCCTGCTCGCCGCAGCCTGCAGCGCACCGCCGCCGCGACCGGCCCCCGGTGCCATCGCCCGTCCTGACCCGCGGCCCGCCGCGGCGCCGCTGATCGACGCGCTCAACCAGCGCATCGGCGAACACGGCAGCGTGCGCGGCACCGTCACCGGCGATCTCGGTCTCCTGGGTGAGCTGACGGCCGAAAACTCGGTGAACTACCGCAAGCCGCTCGCCGACCTGTCGCTGACGGGACACAACCAGCCGCGGAACCAGCCGAAGCAGCGCGTCGAGGTCGTGGTCGTCGACGGTGTCGGCTACCTCAACTCGCCGATGACCCGGCCGCAGCCGGACCGGCCGTGGCTGCGAATCGTGCCGGGCGGCTCCGACTTCGCCTCGAAGCTGCTCAGCCCGGCGGTGGGACAGCTGCGCGAGGCCGTCGACCCGCGGGCGGCCTTCGCCGACGTCGAGCAGGCGACCCGCATCCAGTCCAGCGGCCCGGACCAGGTCGACGGCAAGCCGGTCACCCGCTACGACCTGCGCGTCGTCGCACCGGGCGGCGAGCGCGGCTACCAGCTGTGGGTCGACGAGGCCGGCCTGCCCGCCCGCTTCAGCGCGACCCACAACGTCGCCCAGGCCGGTCGCGTGTCCCTGACCTCGACCTACCGCGACTGGGGCACGCCCACCAACATCCAGGCTCCGCCCGACAACCTCGTCGGCGCCTTCCCGGAGGGCCCGCCTCCGCAGACGGAACGCCCACCGGGCTGAGCGGAACGCGGCAAGCCGGCCGAGCGTTCGGCCGTACGAAGGCTGGCCCCAGGCGAAGGCGCATCAGCTCAGCCGTTTCTGCGCCCGGCGGCAGCTCCCTGCGCAAGTCGTCGCGCCCGGCGGCAGCTCCCCCTGCTCAGACGTCCTATTTCCGCCCCCGGCGGCGCCTTCCCCGCGCAGTCGTCCCACGCTCGATGGGACGCCGTCCCGCCGTCCCCGCGCCGACAGGCCGGCCACCGTCGCGCCTCGGTGTCCTCGCCTGCCCGCTACGGGTTCAGTGACGCGGCACGTGCGGAAGGGCAGTTGCCCGACGCACAGCCGCCCGCCTCCAGCGGTCAGCTCACATCAGCTCCAGCAGGAAGGGCACCTCCTGCGGCGCGTACCAGGCGAGCTCGTGGTCCTCGGCCTCCCCGAGCGTGAAGTCCGCGTCCGGGTCGCCGAGGTCGGCCGCGTCGATCACCTCGACCGCGTTGCGCACCGCCTCCTCGGCATCCGCCGAGTCGACGTGCACCGCGGCGACCTTCTTCCACGGCACCGGGCCGGACAGGCGCACCACAGCGTGGTCCAGGTCCGGTCGCAGCGTCACGTCCTCCACGTCGGCGGAGACCACCACGCGGCGTGACTCCGTCTTCTCACCTTCGCTCTGCTCACTCGCGATGAGCCGCAGCGACGCTCGCGACGCCTCGCGCATCGCCGCGTACTCCAGCTCCTCCGTGTCGCCGCTCGCGTAGGACTCGCGCAACGCGGGCGTCAGCGCGAACGCCGTCCCGCTGAGCGGCTGGAGTTGCTTGTCCTCGACCAGTTGCCGCAACATCCGCAGCGTGGCGGGCAGATAAACCCTCATGCGTCGACCGTCCCGATCATCTCGTCCACTGCTTCCCCGATCATCGCCGCCAGCACGTCCACGTCGGACATCGCGTCCCGGTCCGCGTTGAGGCCGAAGTACACCCCGCCGTCGTAGGAGGTCACGCCGATCGACAGCGACTGGTTCTTGGCCAGCGGGACCACCGGGAACATCTCCATCATCTTCGCCCCCGCGGTGTACAGCGGCACCTGCGGACCGGGAACGTTCGTGACCAGCACGTTGAACAGCCGGTCCGAGAAGCCGTTGGCGACCCGGGCGCCCAGCGCGTGCAGCGTCGGAGGCGCGAAGCCCGACAGCTTCACCAGCGCGCCGGCCGTGACCGACTGCCCGGACTCGGCGTGCGCGCGCGTCGCGTGGCTGATGTGGTGCAGCCGCACGATCGGGTTCGCCTCGCCGACCGGCAGGTCCACCAGGTACGCCGACACCCGGTTGCCCACCGAGCCGATCGGGAGACTGCTGGTGTCGGGGTAGGTCTCCTTCGCCGCCGCGTCGTCCGCCCGCACCGACATCGGCACCATCGCCCGCAGCGTCGTCGAGGAGGACACGACCTCGCCACGCGACAGCAGCCAGTTGCGCAGGGCGCCCGTCACGACCGCCAGCACCACGTCGTTGACGGTGCCGCCGTGCGCCCGGCGGACGCGGCGGAGGTCTTCGAGCCGGGTGCGCGCGACCGCGAAGCGGCGGTGCCGCGAAGTCGGCCCGTTCAGCGGGCCCACCGGCGCGGGCACCACCGCGGCCCGCAGCGCCGACGCGAAGCCGCCGAGCGTGCTCGCGACCTTCTGCACCGTCGCCGTCGCGTCGACCATGGCGGCCCGCACGTTCTCGACCACCTCGCCGGGGCTCTGCACGGCGTCGGTGACCGCTTCCAGCACGAGCTGCGAGCGGGTCGGCTGCGGTTGCGGCATCCACAGCTCCTCGCGCTCCGGCACCTCCGGGGTCCGCGAGACGTCGAGGATCACCTGCCCGATGTCGATCGCGCCGATGCCGTCGACCATCGCCTGGTGGGTCTTGGTGATCACCGCGACCCGGTTCTTCGACAGGCCCTCGACGAGGTAGATCTCCCAGAGCGGGCGCGCGTGGTCGAGCTTGCGCGACATCAGGCGCGCGGCCAGGTCGTGCAGCTGGTCGTCGGTACCCGGTTTCGGCAGCGCGGAGCGCCGCACGTGGTAGGTGATGTCGAAGTCCTGGTCGTCCACCCACACCGGGCGGGCCAGCTTGCCCGGCACCTGCATGACGCGCTGGCGGTAGCGGGGGACCAGCGCGAGCCGGCGTTCGATCATGGCCAGCACGCCGTCGTAGTCGAAGCCCGTGCGCGGTCGCCGGAACACAGCCACCCCGCCGACGTGCATCGGCGTCGTGTAGTCCTCGAGGTAGAGGAAGGACGCGTCGAGGGCGGAGAGGCGATCCGGCATGTCCGCGATATTGGCACATCGACGGCGGGCAGCGGGGGCTCCCGGGCCGGGCATGTGACACTGGACGGGTGACCAGCGAAGTGTCCCCCAAAGATCGATTCGTCACCGTCTACGGCCGGAAGCCGGTGCTGGCAGCGCTGAGCGACTACGACCTGCGCGTGGACAAGGTGATCATCGCGGAGGGCCTTGGCGGAGCGGTCATCAGCGAGATCAAGGAGGCCGCCGCAGACCGCGCGGTCCGCGTGCAACGCGCGAGCGCGCACCGGGTGAAGGTGCTCGCCGGCAACGGCAGGCACGACCAGGGCGTGCTCGCCGACGTCGTCGCCCGAAAGATGCGCCCGCTCGCCGACGCCCTCGAGGACCCGGCGACCGCGCCGCGCAACGTCCTACTCCTCGACGGCCTCACCACCCCGGCCAACGTCGGGATGATCCTGCGGACCGCCACCGCGGCCGGCATCGACGGCATCGTCGTCCCCCACCGCGGAGTCGCGAGCCTGGACCCCCTGGTCATCAAGGCCTCCGCCGGAGTCGCCTTCCACGCCCCAGTGCTGCGCGCCCAGACAGCCGGCCATGCCGCGGAGCTGCTGACCGAGGCGGGCTACCCGCTCTACGCCCTGGAAGCCGGCGCTCAGGAATCCATCTACGAAGCCGACTTCGGTTCCCGCGCGGTGTTCGTACTGGGCAGCGAAACAGCCGGCCTCTCGGAGGACGTGCAGACCCGCATCGCCCAGTCCGTGGCCATCCCCATGCGCGGCGGAGTCGAATCCCTCAACGTCGCAAGCGCAGCCGCCGTGCTCTGCTTCGAACTCCTCCGCCGCACCGGCAAATAGCTGAACCGAGCACAAACAGAAAAGGGCTGCCCGTCCCAGGGCAGCCCTCACACCAACACCCGCACCAAAACAAAAAGCGGCTGCGTGTCCTGGGCACCCCCCACCACACCGTGCAGCACACACAAAAAAAAGGGGGCCGCCCGTCCCGGGCAACCCCCACACACGCTCACACACACACCAAAAGAGGGGGAAGATCCACCCGTTCCAGGTGAATCCTCCCCCACCACACAGCCACAAGCCCCAAAACAGAATGGTGGGGCCACCCGAAGTCGGGTGACCCCACCATCATCAGTTGATTGTCGGCGGTGTCCTACTCTCCCACACCCTGTCGAGTGCAGTACCATCGGCGCTGGCAGGCTTAGCTTCCGGGTTCGGAAAGGGACCGGGCGTTTCCCCACCGCTATCGCCACCGACAAACCCCACCCCACCACCACCGTGGCAGGAAACCTCAAGGGTCCATCACAAACCATTCAATTAGATGCCACAACAACCAACCTGGTTGTTGTTTCAGACACCGTATAGTGGATGCGCAGCAATCTTTGTGAACAAGTCCTCGGCCTATTAGTACCCGTCCACTCCATCCATTACTGGACTTCCATGTCGAGCCTATCAACCCAATCATCTCTTGGGGGCCTTAACCCACAAAGGGGAGGGAGACCTCATCTAGGAACAGGCTTCCCGCTTAGATGCTTTCAGCGGTTATCCCTTCCGAACATAGCCAACCAGCCATGCCCCTGGCGGGACAACTGGCACACCAGAGGTCCGTCCGTCCCGGTCCTCTCGTACTAGGGACAGCCTTCCGCAAGTCTCCTACGCGCGCGGCGGATAGGGACCGAACTGTCTCACGACGTTCTAAACCCAGCTCGCGTGCCGCTTTAATGGGCGAACAGCCCAACCCTTGGGACCAACTCCAGCCCCAGGATGCGACGAGCCGACATCGAGGTGCCAAACCATGCCGTCGATATGGACTCTTGGGCAAGATCAGCCTGTTATCCCCGGGGTACCTTTTATCCGTTGAGCGACACCGCTTCCACCAGCCAGTGCCGGATCACTAGTCCCTGCTTTCGCACCTGCTCGACCCGTCAGTCTCACAGTCAAGCTCCCTTATACACTTACACTCAACACCTGATTGCCAACCAGGCTGAGGGAACCTTTGGGCGCCTCCGTTACCCTTTAGGAGGCAACCGCCCCAGTTAAACTACCCACCAGGCACTGTCCCTGAACCCGATCAGGGCCCGAGGTTGAGATGCCCAGAACGACCAGAGTGGTATTTCAACAACGACTCCACACCCACTAGCGTGAGCGCTTCCCAGTCTCCCACCTATCCTACACAA is a window of Saccharopolyspora erythraea NRRL 2338 DNA encoding:
- the rsgA gene encoding ribosome small subunit-dependent GTPase A, with translation MARRGWRELDESDVRVRPGRRGSRPRSKRRPDHADAEEAMVVAVDRGRWTCALDGDPKRLVVAMRARELGRTPVVVGDLVGLVGDTSGKPDTLARIVRVSDRGSVLRRTADDTDPYERIVVANAEQLIIVCSLADPPPRPGFIDRCLVAAYAGGLTPVLCLTKSDLASPDEWIEAYSSLELPVIVTRMDAEPTELRDRLEQRVSALVGHSGVGKSTLVNRLVPDADRATGEVSGVGKGRHTSTSAVALPLPGEGWVVDTPGIRSFGLAHVTPDDVIAVFEGFAEAAEECPPNCGHLGGSDDPDCHLDDFAEGSGNKEQLASLRRLLRSRAGLDES
- a CDS encoding DUF6912 family protein — protein: MRVYLPATLRMLRQLVEDKQLQPLSGTAFALTPALRESYASGDTEELEYAAMREASRASLRLIASEQSEGEKTESRRVVVSADVEDVTLRPDLDHAVVRLSGPVPWKKVAAVHVDSADAEEAVRNAVEVIDAADLGDPDADFTLGEAEDHELAWYAPQEVPFLLELM
- a CDS encoding WS/DGAT/MGAT family O-acyltransferase, which gives rise to MPDRLSALDASFLYLEDYTTPMHVGGVAVFRRPRTGFDYDGVLAMIERRLALVPRYRQRVMQVPGKLARPVWVDDQDFDITYHVRRSALPKPGTDDQLHDLAARLMSRKLDHARPLWEIYLVEGLSKNRVAVITKTHQAMVDGIGAIDIGQVILDVSRTPEVPEREELWMPQPQPTRSQLVLEAVTDAVQSPGEVVENVRAAMVDATATVQKVASTLGGFASALRAAVVPAPVGPLNGPTSRHRRFAVARTRLEDLRRVRRAHGGTVNDVVLAVVTGALRNWLLSRGEVVSSSTTLRAMVPMSVRADDAAAKETYPDTSSLPIGSVGNRVSAYLVDLPVGEANPIVRLHHISHATRAHAESGQSVTAGALVKLSGFAPPTLHALGARVANGFSDRLFNVLVTNVPGPQVPLYTAGAKMMEMFPVVPLAKNQSLSIGVTSYDGGVYFGLNADRDAMSDVDVLAAMIGEAVDEMIGTVDA
- a CDS encoding TrmH family RNA methyltransferase; amino-acid sequence: MTSEVSPKDRFVTVYGRKPVLAALSDYDLRVDKVIIAEGLGGAVISEIKEAAADRAVRVQRASAHRVKVLAGNGRHDQGVLADVVARKMRPLADALEDPATAPRNVLLLDGLTTPANVGMILRTATAAGIDGIVVPHRGVASLDPLVIKASAGVAFHAPVLRAQTAGHAAELLTEAGYPLYALEAGAQESIYEADFGSRAVFVLGSETAGLSEDVQTRIAQSVAIPMRGGVESLNVASAAAVLCFELLRRTGK